The Oxalobacteraceae bacterium OTU3CINTB1 genome includes a window with the following:
- a CDS encoding TonB-dependent receptor, with product MPKVEITGSSIKRINAETALPVQLITRADIEKSGTTTAAELLSKVSANAAALTDGASFSDIAGQRGFNGANLRGIGVSSTLVLLNGRRLANFASPGGNAGVDLNAIPSAAIDRVEVLKDGASAIYGTDAIGGVINFITRRNYEGADASAYYADTQHGGARKAMATLSGGIGNLATDRYNVMGVFDYQDTGSLRSSQRSWIGSAYQPDINLDSGSSNTFPANFRRTRANGTTATGPRMNPSAPACNPPATVYAPESFVGAAACMYDYMQDTELFPDSKRVSLLTRGQFALDKDTTLYGELLLNKTSTTYRISALTISGEIYPLAGQYYPHALVTTNKTPLNVNMRLTEGGPRTNDIDATATRMVLGGKGIALGWDYDMALNHSVNKVDDQYVDGYVKTTMFDNAFASGIINPFGPSGPEGLALLAAAKVNDLARHSRGTTDSFDVKATRDLFEMAGGSAAVALGVEYRREKMAFTPSALLMAGEIRGEGTATPFSGGRNVKAAYVEFNLPLLASLEAQLALRHDRYNDVGSTTNPKVGVRWNPIKQLVVRGSYGTGFRAPSLADLYSPVRLGQANGIYNDPLGCIKVGAIDNTENPDYCGLQPDKLRGGSSQLRPEESKQYSLGLVLEPHRDITATLDYWRIKKTDVIVSPEGSYFSDPVRNAAYIIRGEPDPALPGIPGPILSIDSRLRNIGALETSGIDLGFNWRSPATNLGRVGVTLNGTYVFDYKTREAADGPDISALGVYTNDQVIQRWRHTVSLDYDRGPLSVTLQQTFLSGYRDQNLLADGTVHRVDSYSLLDLTGAYQISAALKLRAGIKNLLDKNPPRSNQLFSFSVGYDPSYTDPRGRQFYTALAYAFR from the coding sequence ATGCCAAAGGTTGAAATAACCGGCTCCTCGATCAAGCGCATCAATGCCGAAACCGCGTTGCCGGTGCAATTGATTACCCGTGCAGACATTGAGAAAAGTGGGACCACCACGGCGGCTGAACTGCTGTCGAAGGTGTCCGCCAACGCGGCGGCGCTGACCGACGGCGCCAGTTTCAGCGACATTGCCGGACAGCGCGGCTTCAACGGCGCCAACCTGCGCGGCATTGGCGTGTCGTCAACGCTGGTGTTGCTCAATGGCCGGCGCCTGGCCAACTTTGCCTCCCCGGGCGGCAACGCCGGCGTCGACCTGAACGCGATCCCGTCGGCGGCGATCGACCGGGTCGAAGTGCTCAAGGACGGCGCCTCGGCCATTTATGGCACGGATGCGATCGGCGGCGTGATCAACTTCATCACGCGCCGCAATTACGAAGGCGCCGACGCCAGCGCCTACTACGCCGACACCCAGCATGGCGGTGCGCGCAAGGCGATGGCAACCTTGTCGGGCGGCATCGGTAATCTGGCGACCGATCGCTACAACGTAATGGGCGTGTTCGATTACCAGGACACGGGCAGCCTGCGCTCGTCGCAGCGCAGCTGGATCGGTTCGGCATACCAGCCCGATATCAATCTCGATTCGGGCAGTTCGAACACCTTTCCCGCAAACTTCCGCCGCACGCGCGCCAACGGCACCACCGCCACCGGCCCCCGGATGAATCCGAGTGCGCCGGCCTGCAATCCGCCGGCAACTGTTTATGCGCCGGAGAGCTTCGTCGGCGCGGCTGCCTGCATGTACGATTACATGCAGGACACCGAACTGTTCCCGGATTCGAAGCGCGTGTCGCTGCTCACGCGTGGCCAGTTCGCGCTCGACAAGGACACAACCTTGTACGGTGAATTGCTTCTCAACAAAACGTCGACCACTTACCGCATCAGCGCATTGACCATCTCCGGCGAGATTTATCCCCTGGCCGGGCAGTATTATCCCCACGCGCTGGTGACCACCAATAAAACGCCGCTCAACGTCAATATGCGCCTGACCGAAGGCGGGCCGCGGACCAACGACATCGATGCGACGGCCACGCGCATGGTGCTCGGCGGCAAGGGGATTGCGCTGGGCTGGGACTACGACATGGCGCTCAATCACAGCGTCAACAAGGTCGACGACCAGTATGTCGATGGTTACGTCAAGACGACGATGTTCGATAATGCTTTCGCGTCCGGGATCATCAATCCCTTCGGACCATCCGGCCCTGAGGGGCTGGCCCTGCTGGCCGCCGCCAAGGTCAACGACCTGGCGCGCCACTCGCGCGGCACGACCGACTCGTTCGATGTGAAGGCCACGCGCGACTTGTTCGAGATGGCTGGCGGCAGCGCCGCCGTCGCGCTCGGCGTTGAGTACCGGCGCGAAAAGATGGCGTTTACGCCGTCCGCATTGCTGATGGCGGGGGAAATTCGCGGCGAAGGCACGGCCACGCCGTTTTCCGGCGGACGCAACGTCAAGGCCGCTTATGTCGAGTTCAACCTGCCGTTGCTGGCCAGCCTCGAGGCGCAGTTGGCGCTGCGCCACGACCGCTACAACGATGTCGGTTCGACGACCAACCCGAAGGTCGGCGTGCGTTGGAATCCGATCAAGCAGTTGGTGGTGCGCGGCTCGTACGGCACCGGCTTTCGCGCGCCATCGCTTGCCGACCTGTACAGTCCGGTGCGGCTGGGCCAAGCCAACGGCATCTACAACGACCCGCTCGGCTGCATCAAGGTCGGGGCGATCGACAACACCGAAAATCCCGATTACTGCGGCCTGCAACCGGACAAGCTCAGGGGCGGCTCGTCGCAGCTGCGCCCGGAGGAGTCGAAGCAGTATTCGCTGGGCCTAGTGCTCGAACCGCATCGCGACATCACGGCAACGCTGGACTATTGGCGCATCAAAAAAACCGATGTGATTGTCTCGCCGGAAGGGTCTTACTTTAGCGACCCGGTGCGCAATGCCGCCTACATCATCCGCGGCGAGCCAGACCCGGCCCTGCCAGGCATACCGGGACCGATTCTGTCGATCGATTCGCGCCTGCGCAATATCGGCGCGCTGGAAACATCGGGCATCGACCTGGGCTTCAACTGGCGCTCGCCGGCCACCAACCTGGGTCGAGTGGGTGTCACGCTCAACGGCACCTATGTGTTCGACTACAAGACGCGCGAGGCGGCCGACGGCCCCGATATCAGCGCGCTGGGCGTCTACACCAACGACCAGGTCATCCAGCGCTGGCGCCATACGGTGAGCCTGGACTACGACCGCGGGCCGCTCAGCGTGACTTTGCAGCAAACCTTCCTGAGCGGCTATCGTGACCAAAACCTGTTGGCCGATGGGACGGTCCATCGCGTCGATTCTTATTCCTTGCTCGACCTGACCGGCGCGTACCAAATTTCGGCGGCGCTAAAGCTCAGGGCAGGGATCAAGAACCTGCTCGACAAGAATCCCCCGCGCTCGAACCAGTTGTTCAGTTTTTCGGTCGGTTACGATCCCAGTTATACCGATCCGCGCGGACGCCAGTTCTACACCGCGCTGGCGTACGCGTTCAGATAG
- a CDS encoding M23 family metallopeptidase, whose translation MRIFLRALVIAVVLILGTALLEPVVERALYPMRLAAMPKPIALPVPVEGVRARALRDTWGGARSEGRKHQGIDIFARRGTPVLSSTEGIVLRAGSNRLGGLVVWVMGPGGQRHYYAHLDRHAHVETGMRIEAGRVLGYVGDTGNAKGTPPHLHYGVYDVGGAINPYPLLRAERLTAGIVSE comes from the coding sequence ATGCGGATTTTTCTACGCGCGCTTGTGATTGCCGTGGTCCTGATCCTGGGTACGGCTTTGCTCGAGCCTGTCGTCGAAAGGGCGCTTTATCCGATGCGCCTGGCGGCGATGCCCAAGCCCATTGCGCTTCCGGTGCCTGTCGAAGGCGTGCGGGCGCGTGCGCTGCGCGACACCTGGGGTGGCGCGCGTAGCGAGGGACGCAAACACCAGGGTATCGACATCTTCGCCAGGCGCGGCACCCCCGTGCTGTCGAGTACCGAAGGCATTGTGCTACGGGCCGGCAGCAACCGGCTCGGCGGCCTGGTGGTGTGGGTGATGGGGCCGGGCGGTCAGCGTCACTACTACGCCCACCTGGATCGCCATGCGCACGTGGAAACTGGCATGCGCATCGAGGCCGGCCGGGTTCTGGGTTACGTCGGCGATACCGGCAACGCCAAAGGCACGCCGCCGCATCTGCACTATGGCGTGTACGACGTTGGCGGTGCGATCAATCCGTATCCGCTACTGCGCGCTGAGCGTCTTACGGCCGGGATCGTGTCCGAATGA
- a CDS encoding MarR family transcriptional regulator — protein sequence MSSNLQKQVNVVNQFGSGPAEAVFDAIHTLMHMYRSMQLRSLRDTGHELTHMEYKVLGFFARHPGASQSELVAHSGRDKAQLARLMRGLREKNLLDAQVDESDRRSARLRLTEEGLTVIQGLQALGAEVSNLAVDGMSDEECAQLLALLQRVRANLERVEPAETRRAD from the coding sequence ATGTCCTCCAATCTACAGAAACAAGTTAACGTTGTCAACCAATTTGGCAGCGGTCCGGCCGAGGCCGTTTTTGACGCGATCCACACGCTCATGCATATGTACCGGTCGATGCAGCTGCGCAGCCTGCGCGACACCGGGCACGAGCTCACGCACATGGAATACAAGGTGCTGGGCTTTTTCGCCAGGCATCCGGGCGCCAGCCAAAGCGAGCTGGTGGCGCACTCGGGACGTGACAAGGCGCAGCTGGCGCGTCTGATGCGGGGGCTGCGCGAGAAGAACCTGCTCGACGCGCAGGTCGACGAGAGCGACCGGCGCAGCGCGCGGCTGCGGCTCACCGAAGAAGGTTTGACGGTGATTCAAGGTTTGCAAGCCTTGGGGGCGGAGGTATCGAACCTCGCGGTGGACGGCATGAGCGATGAAGAATGCGCGCAATTGTTGGCGCTATTACAGCGCGTGAGAGCGAACCTCGAACGCGTCGAACCTGCGGAGACACGTCGGGCGGATTAG
- a CDS encoding siderophore-interacting protein → MNDKRLQRVRHELKAREVTVSAVKQLAPNFVSVTFKGESLHDFVSLSYDDHVKFILHDAAGERVMRDYTPRRYDRDARELTLEFALHTEGHMTDWARQAQVGQQAVIGGPKGSMIIPDDYTWQILAGDATALPAIRRRLDELPASAEVLVLVTGEEAAALEFASPARLRVQHVPTPDDIVAAFRAMQLPEGDGFIWCAGEAQMARQVRDILFVDKGFSREAARISAYWKKGASAHHENLE, encoded by the coding sequence ATGAATGATAAACGACTACAGCGTGTCCGTCACGAACTCAAGGCGCGCGAAGTGACGGTCAGCGCGGTGAAGCAGCTGGCGCCGAATTTCGTTAGCGTAACATTCAAAGGCGAGAGCCTGCACGATTTCGTCTCGTTGTCGTATGACGATCACGTCAAGTTCATCCTGCACGACGCCGCCGGCGAGCGCGTGATGCGCGACTATACGCCGCGCCGCTACGACCGCGACGCCCGCGAGCTGACCCTCGAATTCGCGCTGCACACCGAGGGTCATATGACCGATTGGGCGCGCCAGGCGCAGGTCGGCCAGCAGGCCGTCATCGGCGGACCGAAGGGATCGATGATCATCCCGGACGATTACACCTGGCAGATCCTGGCCGGCGACGCCACCGCCTTGCCGGCGATCCGCCGCCGCCTGGACGAGCTGCCGGCGTCCGCCGAGGTGCTGGTGCTGGTCACCGGCGAGGAAGCCGCTGCGTTGGAATTTGCCAGCCCCGCGCGGCTGCGCGTGCAGCATGTGCCGACGCCGGACGATATCGTCGCCGCCTTCCGCGCCATGCAACTGCCCGAGGGCGACGGCTTTATCTGGTGCGCGGGCGAGGCGCAGATGGCCAGGCAGGTGCGCGATATCCTGTTTGTCGACAAGGGCTTTTCGCGCGAGGCGGCGCGCATTTCGGCGTACTGGAAGAAGGGCGCGTCCGCCCATCACGAGAACCTCGAATAA
- a CDS encoding DUF3313 domain-containing protein gives MTTSLKSAPPLLIATCLALAGCASTQPAPYGGLASSGQLRPNLDDRSGRIPYSYATQVNLRDYRSIIVDPVVVYRGQDSQFEEVTEEDKTALATYMQSEFEAKLRGRFNLTRDPGRHTLRLKLTLTGAKSSTRFLSTASRFDLAGAPYNLVQAARGKEGAFTGSVMYAVELFDASTNLLVNAYVTKQYPGPYNLGASLGLMDASKAGVRNGADALLAQLQ, from the coding sequence ATGACCACATCGCTCAAATCCGCCCCGCCCCTGTTGATCGCCACCTGTCTGGCGCTGGCCGGCTGCGCCTCCACCCAACCGGCTCCCTACGGCGGCCTGGCGTCATCCGGCCAGCTGCGGCCCAACCTCGACGACCGGTCGGGACGGATCCCCTACAGTTACGCCACGCAGGTGAACCTGCGCGACTACAGAAGCATCATCGTCGATCCGGTGGTGGTGTATCGCGGCCAGGACAGCCAGTTTGAAGAAGTGACGGAGGAGGACAAGACTGCGCTGGCGACTTATATGCAGAGCGAATTCGAAGCAAAGCTGCGCGGCCGCTTCAACCTCACACGCGATCCCGGCCGGCATACGCTGCGCCTCAAGCTGACCTTGACGGGCGCAAAATCAAGCACGCGTTTTCTGAGCACGGCGTCGCGCTTCGACCTGGCCGGCGCGCCGTATAACCTGGTGCAGGCGGCGCGCGGCAAGGAAGGCGCCTTCACCGGGTCGGTGATGTACGCGGTTGAACTGTTCGACGCCTCGACCAATCTGCTGGTCAACGCCTATGTCACCAAGCAGTATCCGGGGCCGTATAACCTGGGCGCCAGCCTGGGACTGATGGACGCCTCGAAAGCCGGGGTGCGCAACGGCGCCGACGCCCTGCTAGCCCAGCTCCAGTAA
- a CDS encoding TetR/AcrR family transcriptional regulator, giving the protein MKVRTEARRQAIIEAAAELFQEAGYEGASMNELAKRLGGSKATLYGYFPSKEELFGAVVRTVATAQLFDATRELAANVVGRTALEMALIHFGERMLHVLTNDKKAVAVYRMVVAEAGRSDVGQLFYDAGPSESITALASVLEAAMQRGEIRRADARVAALQYTALVTAEVTARIFQQDPPPLALREIQQMVTRAADLFFAGMTPR; this is encoded by the coding sequence ATGAAAGTACGTACGGAGGCGCGCCGCCAGGCAATCATCGAGGCGGCGGCGGAGCTTTTCCAGGAGGCGGGCTACGAGGGCGCGTCGATGAACGAGCTGGCCAAGCGCTTGGGCGGTTCGAAGGCGACGCTTTACGGTTACTTCCCGTCGAAGGAGGAGCTGTTCGGCGCCGTCGTCAGGACCGTCGCCACGGCGCAGTTGTTCGACGCGACGCGCGAGCTGGCGGCCAATGTGGTCGGCCGCACCGCGCTGGAGATGGCACTGATCCACTTCGGCGAGCGCATGCTGCACGTGCTGACCAACGACAAAAAAGCCGTTGCCGTCTATCGGATGGTGGTGGCCGAGGCGGGGCGCTCGGACGTGGGCCAGCTGTTTTACGACGCCGGACCGAGCGAGTCGATCACGGCGCTGGCGTCGGTGCTGGAGGCGGCCATGCAGCGCGGCGAGATCCGGCGCGCCGACGCGCGCGTGGCGGCGCTGCAGTACACGGCGCTGGTGACGGCCGAGGTGACCGCGCGGATCTTCCAGCAGGACCCGCCGCCACTGGCGCTCAGGGAGATTCAGCAGATGGTGACGCGCGCCGCTGATTTGTTCTTCGCCGGTATGACGCCACGATGA
- a CDS encoding gluconokinase, producing MESSRSPQDSAIRWVVMGVSGCGKSTIGQALATAQGVEFVEGDQFHPAANVAKMSAGHALTDDDRADWLLALQAKVAEARRAGIGLVLSCSSLKRRYRDLLRVGDPALRFAHLSGARDLIADRMQARVGHYMPPSLLDSQFRDLEPLQADEAGITLAITAPPGQLVAQILASEGAAE from the coding sequence ATGGAGAGTTCCCGCAGCCCGCAAGACAGTGCGATACGCTGGGTCGTCATGGGCGTGAGCGGTTGCGGCAAGAGCACGATCGGCCAGGCGCTGGCAACCGCGCAAGGCGTCGAGTTCGTCGAGGGCGACCAATTCCATCCGGCGGCCAACGTCGCCAAGATGTCGGCCGGCCACGCGCTGACAGACGACGACCGTGCCGATTGGCTGCTGGCGTTGCAGGCGAAGGTGGCCGAGGCGCGCCGGGCCGGCATCGGACTGGTGCTCTCCTGCTCGTCGCTGAAGCGCCGCTATCGCGACCTGCTGCGCGTGGGCGACCCGGCGCTGCGCTTCGCCCATCTGAGCGGGGCGCGTGACCTGATCGCCGACCGCATGCAAGCGCGCGTTGGACACTACATGCCGCCGTCGCTGCTGGACAGCCAGTTCAGGGACCTGGAACCGCTTCAGGCCGACGAGGCCGGAATCACCTTGGCCATTACGGCGCCGCCAGGGCAACTGGTCGCGCAGATCTTGGCCAGCGAGGGAGCGGCGGAATAA
- a CDS encoding TonB-dependent receptor: protein MTTPTRNTIMRLAVASACSWIALSAQAQVQAQAQAGAQAEAQTQTQTQTQTPAAGAEAQQGATAQDNAPVAAAAAPAAPEAAAPVENVVTVSGSRIAARGFTQPTPTTTLSADDLAKGAQPNIFNSIAELPALQGSTGRTTSTNSTSSGVQGLSSLSLRGLGAIRTLTLLDGQRVVGANVTGVTDVSQFPQLLIKRVDVVTGGASASYGSDAIGGVVNFITDKRFQGFKANVQGGMTTYHDDKNGTLQAAWGKSFMDDRLHVQVSGEYGRQKGIESPGFGEVGPNGRTWYQNPAFQVRPLSQTNDGKPQYYSVLHAQQYQYAKYGLITNGPLQGTAFGDNGQPYKFNYGSNGVPTGTGSVTGCINPLCVGGDLSGSVGAGTNLAMDLTRQVAYTRVGFDINPDHEIYMTANFGKVKSAFSPNPGAAKNANLTVQCSNPYLPASIAAACAANNITSFQYGTANANFPENINVHPTRQMERVVVGGTGKFQLMGKEWSYDAYAEHGANKTDIIVNDMTLNARYNAAIDAVRGPEGTIVCRNPVAAASGCKPLNIIGNNPIDAATWSYIAPENGPRQHTRQTQDVASVNFSGEAFESWAGPIAVATGAEYRREHYKVTGDPYGNGIFPDSQNTAQYPADPLLNTTVGNNWYAGNYHNAQGTYNVKEAYVELNVPVLKSATWGEANLNLADRHTKYSTSGHVESWKVGANWKTGIDGLRLRAVTSKDVRAPNLSELYAAQVVVNNVVAYQGNTIGIQQRTVGNTNLRPEIARNSTAGIVLTQPSWAPGFSASIDYFDIKVKGVISALTAQQEVDLCAAGNQEICGAMVLNSPVATNNYVTVQAFNLASLHVKGYDMEAAYRMNLKDLGLPGRLTFRGLVTRNISFLTDPGVVGTIPSEGAGANLAFGVSQGTTPKWKGLASQSWDTDKYSLTLTERWISKGVYSNEFIECQTNCPVSTTIHPTIFNNKMKGAFYVDLGGSYKLGDKTTAYFKIDNIANVDPEPAPQANLSYGINPQLYDVLGRVYRVGVRYNF, encoded by the coding sequence ATGACTACACCTACACGTAACACCATCATGCGCCTGGCCGTCGCCAGCGCTTGCAGCTGGATCGCCTTGTCGGCTCAGGCCCAGGTTCAGGCGCAAGCCCAGGCCGGGGCTCAAGCCGAAGCTCAAACCCAAACCCAAACCCAAACCCAAACCCCGGCGGCCGGCGCCGAAGCGCAGCAAGGCGCCACCGCGCAGGACAACGCTCCGGTGGCCGCAGCCGCGGCGCCTGCCGCGCCGGAAGCGGCGGCGCCGGTGGAGAACGTCGTCACCGTGTCCGGTTCGCGCATCGCCGCGCGCGGCTTCACGCAGCCGACGCCGACCACAACCCTGAGCGCCGACGACCTGGCCAAAGGCGCGCAGCCGAACATCTTCAACAGCATCGCCGAACTGCCGGCGCTGCAGGGCAGCACCGGCCGCACCACCAGCACCAACAGCACCAGCAGCGGCGTGCAGGGTCTGAGCTCATTGAGCCTGCGCGGCCTGGGCGCGATCCGCACCCTGACCCTGCTCGACGGCCAGCGCGTGGTCGGCGCCAACGTCACCGGCGTGACGGACGTCAGCCAGTTCCCGCAACTGCTGATCAAGCGCGTGGACGTGGTGACCGGCGGCGCCTCGGCGTCGTATGGCTCGGACGCCATCGGCGGCGTCGTCAACTTCATCACCGACAAGCGCTTCCAGGGTTTCAAGGCCAATGTGCAGGGCGGGATGACCACCTACCACGACGACAAGAACGGCACCTTGCAGGCCGCGTGGGGCAAGTCCTTCATGGACGACCGCCTGCACGTGCAGGTCAGCGGCGAATACGGCCGCCAGAAGGGCATCGAGTCGCCGGGCTTCGGCGAGGTGGGTCCGAACGGCCGTACGTGGTATCAGAACCCGGCCTTCCAGGTCCGTCCGCTGTCGCAAACCAACGACGGCAAGCCGCAGTACTATTCGGTGCTGCACGCGCAGCAGTACCAGTACGCCAAGTATGGCCTGATCACCAACGGCCCGCTGCAGGGCACGGCCTTCGGCGACAACGGCCAGCCGTACAAATTCAATTACGGTTCCAACGGCGTGCCGACCGGCACCGGCTCGGTGACCGGCTGTATCAATCCGCTGTGCGTCGGCGGTGACTTGAGCGGCAGCGTCGGCGCCGGCACCAACCTGGCGATGGACCTGACCCGCCAGGTGGCCTATACGCGCGTCGGCTTCGACATCAACCCCGATCATGAGATCTACATGACGGCCAATTTCGGCAAGGTGAAGTCGGCCTTCTCGCCGAATCCCGGCGCCGCCAAAAACGCCAACCTGACCGTCCAGTGCAGCAATCCCTACCTGCCGGCGTCGATCGCCGCCGCTTGCGCGGCCAATAACATCACCAGCTTCCAGTACGGGACGGCCAACGCCAACTTCCCGGAAAATATCAACGTCCACCCGACCCGCCAGATGGAGCGCGTGGTGGTCGGCGGCACCGGCAAGTTCCAGTTGATGGGCAAGGAATGGTCGTATGACGCCTACGCCGAACATGGCGCCAACAAGACCGACATCATCGTCAACGACATGACGCTGAATGCCCGCTACAACGCCGCCATCGACGCCGTGCGCGGCCCTGAGGGCACCATCGTCTGCCGCAATCCGGTCGCCGCCGCATCCGGCTGCAAACCGCTCAACATCATCGGCAACAACCCGATCGACGCGGCCACCTGGTCCTACATCGCGCCGGAAAACGGTCCGCGCCAGCACACCCGCCAGACGCAGGATGTCGCCAGCGTGAACTTCAGCGGCGAGGCGTTCGAGTCGTGGGCCGGCCCGATCGCCGTGGCCACCGGCGCCGAGTACCGCCGCGAACACTATAAAGTCACCGGCGACCCATATGGCAACGGCATTTTCCCGGACAGCCAGAACACCGCGCAGTATCCTGCCGATCCGCTGCTGAATACCACCGTCGGTAACAACTGGTACGCGGGTAACTACCACAACGCCCAGGGCACGTACAACGTCAAGGAAGCGTATGTGGAGCTGAACGTGCCGGTGCTGAAGTCCGCCACCTGGGGTGAGGCCAATCTGAATCTGGCCGACCGCCATACCAAATACAGCACCTCCGGCCATGTGGAAAGCTGGAAGGTGGGCGCCAACTGGAAGACCGGCATCGACGGCCTGCGCCTGCGCGCGGTGACGTCCAAGGATGTGCGCGCGCCGAATCTGAGCGAGCTGTATGCGGCGCAGGTGGTGGTCAACAACGTGGTCGCCTATCAAGGCAACACGATCGGCATCCAGCAGCGCACCGTGGGTAACACCAACCTGCGTCCGGAGATCGCCCGCAACAGCACCGCCGGTATCGTGTTGACGCAGCCATCGTGGGCGCCGGGCTTCAGCGCCTCCATCGATTACTTCGACATCAAGGTCAAGGGCGTGATCTCGGCGCTGACCGCGCAGCAGGAAGTCGATCTGTGCGCGGCCGGCAACCAGGAAATCTGCGGTGCGATGGTGCTCAACAGCCCTGTGGCGACCAATAACTATGTGACGGTGCAGGCGTTCAACCTGGCGTCGCTGCACGTGAAAGGCTACGACATGGAGGCCGCCTACCGCATGAATCTGAAGGATCTGGGCCTGCCTGGCCGCCTGACGTTCCGCGGACTGGTTACCCGCAACATCAGCTTCCTGACCGATCCTGGCGTCGTCGGCACGATTCCTTCGGAGGGCGCGGGCGCCAACCTGGCCTTCGGCGTCAGCCAGGGCACGACGCCGAAGTGGAAAGGCTTGGCCTCGCAGTCGTGGGATACCGACAAATACAGCCTGACCTTGACCGAGCGCTGGATCAGCAAAGGCGTCTACAGCAATGAGTTCATCGAGTGCCAGACCAATTGCCCCGTGTCGACGACGATCCACCCGACCATCTTCAACAACAAGATGAAGGGTGCGTTCTACGTCGATCTGGGTGGCTCGTACAAGCTGGGTGACAAGACCACCGCCTACTTCAAGATCGACAATATCGCCAACGTCGATCCGGAGCCGGCGCCGCAGGCCAACCTTAGCTACGGCATCAACCCGCAGCTGTACGATGTCCTCGGCCGCGTGTACCGCGTCGGCGTCCGCTACAACTTCTAA
- a CDS encoding GntP family permease, with amino-acid sequence MNITSPLAALFGVTPAVWGMLAVGLSVGLLTLLIAWGKVQPLLAFVVAALVAALLLGMPLESIPKSIDKGIGDLLGSLIVIVCLGAVFGKLIADSGAAQRIASYLIGVFGSARMPVALTLTGFVAGIPLYYNVGFVLLVPLVFSLVYQSGRPAVALAIPLLAGLSIAHGFLPPHPSPTALVAQFHADMGRTLFYGMIVAIPTLIIAGPIFAMTLKRIHSEPAPMFRAGLLEEAQLPGVFNSFATALLPVWLLAGATALTMVPTEDAALKSVINFMANPMIVMLIALAVALVTLGLARGKSLPALMSGAQDALRDIAPILLVIAGAGALKQVLVDSGVSGELGRQLGGLPVPSLVLGWLVATLIRICLGSATVAGLTAAGIVAPLVESSGIDPSLMVLAIGAGSLMCSHVNDSGFWMFKEYFGLSLKDTFRSWTLMETLVGVFGLIFVLLLSIFI; translated from the coding sequence ATGAACATTACCAGTCCGTTGGCGGCGCTGTTCGGCGTCACGCCAGCCGTCTGGGGCATGCTGGCCGTCGGCTTGTCCGTCGGCCTGCTGACCCTTTTGATCGCCTGGGGCAAAGTGCAGCCGCTGCTGGCGTTCGTGGTGGCCGCGCTGGTGGCGGCGCTGCTGCTCGGCATGCCGCTGGAGAGCATTCCCAAATCGATCGACAAGGGCATCGGCGACCTGCTTGGATCGCTGATCGTCATTGTCTGCCTGGGCGCGGTGTTCGGCAAATTAATCGCCGACAGCGGCGCCGCCCAGCGCATCGCCAGTTATCTGATCGGCGTATTCGGTTCGGCGCGCATGCCCGTGGCGCTGACCCTGACCGGCTTCGTGGCTGGTATTCCCCTGTATTACAACGTCGGCTTCGTGCTGCTGGTGCCGCTGGTGTTCTCGCTGGTGTACCAGAGCGGGCGGCCGGCGGTGGCGCTGGCGATACCGCTGCTGGCCGGACTGTCGATCGCGCACGGCTTCCTGCCGCCGCATCCGTCGCCGACCGCGCTGGTGGCGCAGTTCCATGCCGATATGGGCCGCACGCTGTTCTACGGGATGATCGTCGCCATACCGACGCTGATCATCGCCGGTCCGATCTTCGCGATGACGCTGAAGCGCATCCACAGCGAGCCGGCGCCGATGTTCCGCGCCGGGCTGCTGGAGGAGGCGCAGCTGCCGGGCGTTTTCAACAGCTTCGCCACCGCGCTGCTGCCGGTCTGGCTGCTGGCCGGCGCCACCGCGCTGACCATGGTGCCCACCGAGGATGCGGCGCTGAAATCGGTCATCAACTTCATGGCCAATCCGATGATCGTGATGTTGATCGCGCTGGCCGTGGCCCTGGTGACGCTGGGACTGGCGCGCGGTAAAAGCCTGCCGGCGCTGATGTCGGGCGCGCAGGACGCCTTGCGCGACATCGCGCCCATCCTGCTGGTGATCGCGGGGGCGGGCGCGCTGAAACAGGTGCTGGTCGATTCGGGCGTCAGCGGGGAGTTGGGCCGGCAGCTGGGCGGCCTGCCGGTGCCGTCGCTGGTGCTTGGCTGGCTGGTGGCGACCCTGATACGTATCTGCCTTGGTTCGGCCACCGTGGCGGGACTGACGGCGGCCGGCATCGTCGCGCCGCTGGTGGAAAGCTCGGGTATCGATCCGAGCCTGATGGTGCTGGCGATCGGCGCCGGCAGTTTGATGTGCAGCCACGTGAACGATTCCGGATTCTGGATGTTCAAGGAGTACTTTGGCCTGTCGCTGAAGGACACCTTCCGCTCGTGGACTTTGATGGAGACGCTGGTTGGCGTCTTCGGGCTGATTTTCGTGTTGCTCCTATCGATCTTTATCTAA